Proteins encoded by one window of Manduca sexta isolate Smith_Timp_Sample1 chromosome 12, JHU_Msex_v1.0, whole genome shotgun sequence:
- the LOC115451879 gene encoding E3 ubiquitin-protein ligase RBBP6 isoform X1, translated as MSVHYKFKSALDYDTVTFDGLHISVGDLKAAISQQKRIGKTSDFDLQITNAQTKEVYIDDNTLIPKNTSLLVARVPLAQQPKKQWENSNNNLSSLHKDVAPNKGLADLSRMEGSEQDKINAMISQSTFDYDPSNYQKIRGQNQRGAVPANYICYKCQKRGHWIKDCPAANSGDPVEIRRSTGIPRSFMVPVEGPKAPGAMMTPSGTFAVPAVDHEAYMASENSGGGDAPPSNAPIASEPNIPDELICSLCRDLLTDAVMIPCCGNSFCDECIRGALLESEDHECPDCREKEISPTTLIPNRFLRNSVLSFRNQTGYSRRTPHRPAAAPPQSRPPPMDVPPPAVSQPPLNGPVQPAAPSSTGPPQSHKPDLEPPSNIPMNMPRIDEQRASTPTIDERRDPMSSQVMYNRGAPPYVPGLPPPPSHYNEPPYSRSLRPGPFNDRYPPDPYQPPPPGIKDSPSNGATEDPLEAFNRMIREKEMRAKRREERRRAHSGSRSRSRTPRSVRSARSGRSPRGPRSPRSPRSPRSPRSPRSPRSPRSPRSPRSPRARPRSRASSRLRYSRSRSMSRGRIRRSPWSPRRRRSRDRSLSLSRSPSPRRRVMRYRSPGPRSPLRSPLRSPLRSPPRSPVRSPLRSPRRSVLRSPPPRPLSPHRYAGVYDELLSPPRRSVEPPYGARYGPRSSVPPPVYPPLGVKPPASMGNVPMHPDPPPGYRGRYDAAPFEEIPPGLEPPVPGFEPSPFEKPSFGPPGPIERERIPPPNFRDPYRPPTYEGPPGYRDMSMPPVSSEIPVHVGEQPPRYRDNFRPGPTYRDQSSVPFRDGQPYRDSGSQGAYRDPNFRPPQFRDSNYRNAPPYREGSFRDNVSHTNFREGGVPYRPPSADPREPIPLNYHDANYRENFREDNNAPREYNRSAGYRPNVRSRVGPRRNPNAEGDRHREREGRDRDRYNENRDNPDRPDRNRDVDRRPVYDKARDTREDRPREFERGREYEKEREHGTPDKKTRLSPKRSRETRDKKRSESRGRSRDRERDNRRDKKDDRVHEKSSNDRSRDHKEKEKKLKERKKKKREKEKDTEKKKKRDKKEKKDKETVKKEDLGVTKDDTKEMEKQEKPPEVDKTVKTEKSDIDIEKVKCETSSKAEGNIKSKDDLYGDEAADAVDNEIIQNYVKTENNVVNNEVKNLEAANKDEPFDGIELQANADELDLKVEMETNSQPNSNMLAPMPELSKWEVDEENVEKAKEPGEITSPEEEEDGTKVTSDVIKRAENAIFAKAIHSLRPIEIKKISSDRLKLYGDDQPKVPMNNIQITVPVADAEQRSIEINDKKKRHSKTPPPRLSVKERLGGKIDDVRRGREPRVVHSTVERVKSRSKTPKKEQPYRRVTVEKERNKKDTAGRSDSSKSERRVFSEGIKSDKQRGGSPRGFKKCFDKNPRDDKRNNSRDRDQEKNTTDNKAMPTDRERKKSILDEAHFEPDYDENVESDGETKEDIGKKRERSGSLSGRDHVDVKKLKIDNDSIKLDLTNVKKKPETESETSTDSDFSSSSSSSDARKRKKKKKRAKKKKKRAASDSDSESESSTDEHKKKKKKRKHKKKASKKKKKSKHK; from the exons ATGTCtgttcattataaatttaagaGTGCATTGGATTATGACACGGTCACATTCGATGGGCTTCACATATCTGTAGGCGATTTGAAAGCTGCTATATCGCAACAAAAACGTATAGGAAAAACTTCCGATTTTGATTTGCAGATCACCAACGCCCAGACTAAAGAAG tttacATTGATGACAACACTCTAATCCCTAAGAACACATCACTGTTAGTGGCAAGAGTGCCCCTTGCACAACAACCAAAAAAACAGTGGGAGAATTCTAACAATAACTTATCATCACTCCATAAAGATGTGGCACCTAACAAGGGATTGGCAGATCTATCTCGCATGGAAGGTAGCGAACAGGATAAAATAAATGCTATGATATCACAATCCACCTTTGACTACGATCCTAGCaa TTATCAGAAAATTAGAGGACAGAATCAGAGAGGTGCTGTACCAGCTAATTACATTTGTTACAAGTGTCAAAAGCGTGGGCATTGGATCAAAGATTGTCCTGCGGCAAATTCA GGTGACCCGGTGGAAATAAGGCGTAGTACAGGCATTCCCCGGAGTTTTATGGTTCCTGTTGAAGGCCCCAAGGCACCTGGCGCCATGATGACCCCAAGCGGAACCTTTGCTGTTCCTGCAGTTGATCA TGAGGCTTACATGGCGTCAGAAAATTCAGGCGGTGGCGATGCTCCACCGTCGAACGCGCCCATTGCGAGCGAGCCGAACATACCTGATGAACTCATCTGCAGCCTGTGTCGAGACCTTCTCACCGATGCTGTCATGATACCGTGCTGCGGAAATTCCTTCTGTGATGaat GTATCCGAGGCGCTTTGCTGGAGTCTGAGGACCACGAGTGTCCAGATTGTCGCGAAAAAGAAATATCTCCGACAACATTGATACCCAACcg GTTCCTGAGAAACTCGGTTTTATCATTCCGCAACCAGACGGGGTACAGTCGGCGCACACCGCACCGACCCGCTGCCGCCCCGCCGCAGTCTCGTCCCCCACCTATGG ATGTACCACCTCCAGCTGTGTCGCAACCCCCGCTGAATGGGCCCGTGCAGCCTGCGGCTCCGAGTAGCACAG GGCCGCCTCAGTCTCATAAGCCTGATCTAGAACCTCCCTCCAATATACCAATGAAT ATGCCTAGGATTGATGAGCAAAGAGCGAGCACACCTACTATTGATGAGAGGAGGGATCCAATGTCTTCGcag GTGATGTATAATCGTGGAGCTCCGCCGTACGTTCCGGGCCTGCCGCCGCCGCCCTCACATTATAATGA GCCTCCATATTCAAGATCTTTACGGCCGGGGCCGTTCAACGACCGCTACCCGCCCGACCCGTACCAACCACCGCCGCCTGGCATCAAAGATTCGCCGTCTAACgg GGCCACCGAGGACCCGCTGGAGGCGTTCAACCGCATGATCCGCGAGAAGGAGATGCGAGCGAAGCGTCGCGaggagcggcggcgcgcgcacTCCGGGTCCCGTTCGCGGTCGCGCACGCCGCGTTCGGTGCGCTCGGCGCGCTCGGGCCGCTCGCCGCGCGGTCCGCGCTCCCCGCGCTCCCCGCGCTCCCCGCGCTCCCCGCGCTCTccgcgctcgccgcgctcgccgcgctcgccgcgctcgcCTCGCTCGCCGCGTGCGCGCCCCAGGAGTCGCGCCTCCAGTCGACTCCGGTATTCTAG ATCTCGCTCTATGTCGCGGGGCCGCATTCGTCGCTCGCCCTGGTCGCCGCGCAGGCGTCGCTCCCGAGACAGGTCATTATCGCTTTCTCG TTCCCCGTCGCCACGGCGGCGTGTGATGCGGTACCGATCACCGGGCCCGCGTTCGCCGCTGCGCTCCCCGTTACGTTCGCCGCTACGTTCGCCGCCGCGTTCGCCAGTGCGTTCGCCGTTGCGTTCTCCGCGACGGTCGGTTTTGCGTTCACCGCCGCCTAGACCGCTTTCCCCGCATCG ATACGCCGGAGTTTATGATGAACTGTTGTCGCCACCGAGACGTAGTGTTGAGCCGCCGTATGGAGCCAG atatGGTCCTAGAAGCAGTGTTCCTCCACCTGTTTACCCGCCATTGGGAGTAAAACCTCCTGCGAGTATGGGAAATGTCCCCATGCACCCTGATCCGCCACCGGGTTATCGAGGCCGCTATGACGCAGCTCCATTTGAAGAAATTCCACCAGGTTTAGAACCACCTGTGCCAGGATTTGAACCATCTCCATTTGAGAAACCATCATTCGGCCCACCAGGCCCAATTGAACGTGAAAGAATTCCGCCTCCTAATTTTAGGGACCCCTACAGACCACCCACATACGAAGGGCCACCTGGGTACAGGGACATGTCAATGCCTCCTGTGTCTAGTGAGATACCAGTACATGTCGGAGAACAACCGCCACGTTATCGCGATAATTTTAGACCCGGGCCTACTTATCGTGATCAAAGTTCAGTTCCATTCCGGGATGGACAACCGTATAGAGATTCTGGGTCCCAAGGAGCTTACCGTGATCCCAATTTCCGACCTCCTCAATTTCGGGATAGCAATTACAGAAATGCTCCTCCATACAGGGAAGGTAGCTTTAGAGATAATGTGTCGCATACTAATTTCCGTGAAGGAGGAGTTCCTTATAGACCACCTAGTGCCGATCCTCGGGAACCAATACCTCTCAATTACCACGATGCCAATTACCGTGAGAACTTTAGAGAAGATAACAATGCTCCCCGGGAATACAACAGATCAGCAGGATACAGACCTAATGTCCGCAGTAGAGTCGGGCCAAGACGTAATCCTAATGCTGAAGGTGACAGACACAGGGAAAGGGAGGGCCGCGATAGAGATCGTTACAATGAAAACCGTGACAACCCTGACAGGCCGGATAGAAATCGGGATGTAGATAGGAGACCTGTGTATGATAAAGCTCGTGATACACGGGAAGACCGGCCTCGTGAATTTGAAAGGGGTCGAGAATATGAAAAAGAACGGGAACATGGCACACCAGACAAGAAAACTCGTTTATCGCCTAAACGAAGTAGAGAAACGCGTGATAAAAAACGTAGTGAATCAAGAGGACGTTCGAGAGATCGTGAACGTGACAATAGAAGAGATAAAAAGGATGATAGAGTTCATGAAAAATCCTCTAATGACAGAAGTAGAGACCACaaggaaaaagaaaagaaacttaaggaaagaaaaaagaaaaagaggGAAAAGGAAAAAGACACAGAAAAGAAGAAAAAACGagataaaaaggaaaaaaaagacAAGGAAACTGTCAAAAAAGAAGATTTAGGAGTAACCAAAGACGACACCAAGGAGATGGAAAAACAGGAGAAGCCACCTGAAGTCGATAAAACAGTAAAAACTGAAAAAAGTGATATTGATATTGAAAAAGTTAAGTGTGAGACGTCGTCTAAGGCGGAGGGTAATATAAAGTCTAAAGATGATTTATATGGCGATGAGGCTGCCGACGCTgttgataatgaaataatacaaaattatgtcaAAACTGAAAATAATGTTGTTAATAATGAAGTAAAAAACCTCGAAGCTGCTAATAAGGATGAACCGTTTGATGGAATAGAACTTCAAGCTAACGCAGATGAACTAGATTTGAAAGTTGAGATGGAAACCAATAGTCAGCCAAATAGTAATATGTTAGCACCTATGCCTGAATTATCTAAATGGGAAGTAGACGAAGAAAATGTAGAAAAAGCAAAGGAACCCGGAGAAATAACTTCACCTGAAGAGGAAGAAGATGGAACTAAGGTTACATCGGATGTTATAAAGCGTGCCGAAAATGCTATATTTGCTAAGGCCATACATTCTCTAAGACCTATAGAAATCAAGAAGATTAGTAGTGATCGTCTAAAATTATATGGTGATGATCAACCTAAAGTACCTATgaacaatattcaaataacaGTCCCAGTAGCCGATGCGGAACAGAGATCAATagaaattaatgataaaaagaaAAGACATTCAAAAACTCCTCCCCCGAGACTGTCTGTCAAAGAACGCCTCGGTGGAAAAATTGACGATGTTCGTAGAGGGCGCGAACCGCGAGTTGTGCATAGTACGGTAGAACGCGTAAAATCACGGTCTAAAACTCCAAAGAAAGAGCAGCCGTACCGAAGAGTAACAGTGGAGaaggaaagaaataaaaaagacacaGCTGGGAGATCAGATTCATCAAAAAGTGAAAGACGTGTTTTTTCTGAAGGCATAAAAAGCGACAAACAGCGCGGTGGAAGCCCACgtggttttaaaaaatgttttgacaaAAATCCTAGAGATGACAAAAGGAATAATTCACGTGATCGTGATCAGGAAAAGAATACGACGGACAACAAAGCTATGCCTACTGATCGTGAAAGAAAGAAATCAATTTTAGATGAAGCGCATTTTGAACCAGATTATGATGAAAATGTAGAATCTGATGGTGAGACCAAAGAAGATATTGGGAAAAAGCGCGAACGTTCTGGATCGCTTAGTGGTCGCGATCACGTTGATGTCAAGAAACTTAAAATTGATAATGATTCTATTAAATTAGATCTTACGAACGTTAAAAAGAAACCTGAAACTGAAAGTGAAACATCAACCGACTCGGACTTTTCGTCTTCATCATCGTCATCGGACGCTCGTAAGCGCAAGAAGAAAAAGAAACGCgcaaagaaaaagaagaaacgTGCTGCAAGTGATAGCGACAGTGAGTCTGAATCTAGTACAGACGAGCAcaagaaaaagaagaagaagcgCAAGCACAAGAAGAAAGCTAGTAAGAAAAAGAAGAAGTCAAAACACAAGTAA
- the LOC115451879 gene encoding E3 ubiquitin-protein ligase RBBP6 isoform X2, translating into MSVHYKFKSALDYDTVTFDGLHISVGDLKAAISQQKRIGKTSDFDLQITNAQTKEVYIDDNTLIPKNTSLLVARVPLAQQPKKQWENSNNNLSSLHKDVAPNKGLADLSRMEGSEQDKINAMISQSTFDYDPSNYQKIRGQNQRGAVPANYICYKCQKRGHWIKDCPAANSGDPVEIRRSTGIPRSFMVPVEGPKAPGAMMTPSGTFAVPAVDHEAYMASENSGGGDAPPSNAPIASEPNIPDELICSLCRDLLTDAVMIPCCGNSFCDECIRGALLESEDHECPDCREKEISPTTLIPNRFLRNSVLSFRNQTGYSRRTPHRPAAAPPQSRPPPMDVPPPAVSQPPLNGPVQPAAPSSTGPPQSHKPDLEPPSNIPMNMPRIDEQRASTPTIDERRDPMSSQVMYNRGAPPYVPGLPPPPSHYNEPPYSRSLRPGPFNDRYPPDPYQPPPPGIKDSPSNGATEDPLEAFNRMIREKEMRAKRREERRRAHSGSRSRSRTPRSVRSARSGRSPRGPRSPRSPRSPRSPRSPRSPRSPRSPRSPRSPRARPRSRASSRLRYSRSRSMSRGRIRRSPWSPRRRRSRDSSPSPRRRVMRYRSPGPRSPLRSPLRSPLRSPPRSPVRSPLRSPRRSVLRSPPPRPLSPHRYAGVYDELLSPPRRSVEPPYGARYGPRSSVPPPVYPPLGVKPPASMGNVPMHPDPPPGYRGRYDAAPFEEIPPGLEPPVPGFEPSPFEKPSFGPPGPIERERIPPPNFRDPYRPPTYEGPPGYRDMSMPPVSSEIPVHVGEQPPRYRDNFRPGPTYRDQSSVPFRDGQPYRDSGSQGAYRDPNFRPPQFRDSNYRNAPPYREGSFRDNVSHTNFREGGVPYRPPSADPREPIPLNYHDANYRENFREDNNAPREYNRSAGYRPNVRSRVGPRRNPNAEGDRHREREGRDRDRYNENRDNPDRPDRNRDVDRRPVYDKARDTREDRPREFERGREYEKEREHGTPDKKTRLSPKRSRETRDKKRSESRGRSRDRERDNRRDKKDDRVHEKSSNDRSRDHKEKEKKLKERKKKKREKEKDTEKKKKRDKKEKKDKETVKKEDLGVTKDDTKEMEKQEKPPEVDKTVKTEKSDIDIEKVKCETSSKAEGNIKSKDDLYGDEAADAVDNEIIQNYVKTENNVVNNEVKNLEAANKDEPFDGIELQANADELDLKVEMETNSQPNSNMLAPMPELSKWEVDEENVEKAKEPGEITSPEEEEDGTKVTSDVIKRAENAIFAKAIHSLRPIEIKKISSDRLKLYGDDQPKVPMNNIQITVPVADAEQRSIEINDKKKRHSKTPPPRLSVKERLGGKIDDVRRGREPRVVHSTVERVKSRSKTPKKEQPYRRVTVEKERNKKDTAGRSDSSKSERRVFSEGIKSDKQRGGSPRGFKKCFDKNPRDDKRNNSRDRDQEKNTTDNKAMPTDRERKKSILDEAHFEPDYDENVESDGETKEDIGKKRERSGSLSGRDHVDVKKLKIDNDSIKLDLTNVKKKPETESETSTDSDFSSSSSSSDARKRKKKKKRAKKKKKRAASDSDSESESSTDEHKKKKKKRKHKKKASKKKKKSKHK; encoded by the exons ATGTCtgttcattataaatttaagaGTGCATTGGATTATGACACGGTCACATTCGATGGGCTTCACATATCTGTAGGCGATTTGAAAGCTGCTATATCGCAACAAAAACGTATAGGAAAAACTTCCGATTTTGATTTGCAGATCACCAACGCCCAGACTAAAGAAG tttacATTGATGACAACACTCTAATCCCTAAGAACACATCACTGTTAGTGGCAAGAGTGCCCCTTGCACAACAACCAAAAAAACAGTGGGAGAATTCTAACAATAACTTATCATCACTCCATAAAGATGTGGCACCTAACAAGGGATTGGCAGATCTATCTCGCATGGAAGGTAGCGAACAGGATAAAATAAATGCTATGATATCACAATCCACCTTTGACTACGATCCTAGCaa TTATCAGAAAATTAGAGGACAGAATCAGAGAGGTGCTGTACCAGCTAATTACATTTGTTACAAGTGTCAAAAGCGTGGGCATTGGATCAAAGATTGTCCTGCGGCAAATTCA GGTGACCCGGTGGAAATAAGGCGTAGTACAGGCATTCCCCGGAGTTTTATGGTTCCTGTTGAAGGCCCCAAGGCACCTGGCGCCATGATGACCCCAAGCGGAACCTTTGCTGTTCCTGCAGTTGATCA TGAGGCTTACATGGCGTCAGAAAATTCAGGCGGTGGCGATGCTCCACCGTCGAACGCGCCCATTGCGAGCGAGCCGAACATACCTGATGAACTCATCTGCAGCCTGTGTCGAGACCTTCTCACCGATGCTGTCATGATACCGTGCTGCGGAAATTCCTTCTGTGATGaat GTATCCGAGGCGCTTTGCTGGAGTCTGAGGACCACGAGTGTCCAGATTGTCGCGAAAAAGAAATATCTCCGACAACATTGATACCCAACcg GTTCCTGAGAAACTCGGTTTTATCATTCCGCAACCAGACGGGGTACAGTCGGCGCACACCGCACCGACCCGCTGCCGCCCCGCCGCAGTCTCGTCCCCCACCTATGG ATGTACCACCTCCAGCTGTGTCGCAACCCCCGCTGAATGGGCCCGTGCAGCCTGCGGCTCCGAGTAGCACAG GGCCGCCTCAGTCTCATAAGCCTGATCTAGAACCTCCCTCCAATATACCAATGAAT ATGCCTAGGATTGATGAGCAAAGAGCGAGCACACCTACTATTGATGAGAGGAGGGATCCAATGTCTTCGcag GTGATGTATAATCGTGGAGCTCCGCCGTACGTTCCGGGCCTGCCGCCGCCGCCCTCACATTATAATGA GCCTCCATATTCAAGATCTTTACGGCCGGGGCCGTTCAACGACCGCTACCCGCCCGACCCGTACCAACCACCGCCGCCTGGCATCAAAGATTCGCCGTCTAACgg GGCCACCGAGGACCCGCTGGAGGCGTTCAACCGCATGATCCGCGAGAAGGAGATGCGAGCGAAGCGTCGCGaggagcggcggcgcgcgcacTCCGGGTCCCGTTCGCGGTCGCGCACGCCGCGTTCGGTGCGCTCGGCGCGCTCGGGCCGCTCGCCGCGCGGTCCGCGCTCCCCGCGCTCCCCGCGCTCCCCGCGCTCCCCGCGCTCTccgcgctcgccgcgctcgccgcgctcgccgcgctcgcCTCGCTCGCCGCGTGCGCGCCCCAGGAGTCGCGCCTCCAGTCGACTCCGGTATTCTAG ATCTCGCTCTATGTCGCGGGGCCGCATTCGTCGCTCGCCCTGGTCGCCGCGCAGGCGTCGCTCCCGAGACAG TTCCCCGTCGCCACGGCGGCGTGTGATGCGGTACCGATCACCGGGCCCGCGTTCGCCGCTGCGCTCCCCGTTACGTTCGCCGCTACGTTCGCCGCCGCGTTCGCCAGTGCGTTCGCCGTTGCGTTCTCCGCGACGGTCGGTTTTGCGTTCACCGCCGCCTAGACCGCTTTCCCCGCATCG ATACGCCGGAGTTTATGATGAACTGTTGTCGCCACCGAGACGTAGTGTTGAGCCGCCGTATGGAGCCAG atatGGTCCTAGAAGCAGTGTTCCTCCACCTGTTTACCCGCCATTGGGAGTAAAACCTCCTGCGAGTATGGGAAATGTCCCCATGCACCCTGATCCGCCACCGGGTTATCGAGGCCGCTATGACGCAGCTCCATTTGAAGAAATTCCACCAGGTTTAGAACCACCTGTGCCAGGATTTGAACCATCTCCATTTGAGAAACCATCATTCGGCCCACCAGGCCCAATTGAACGTGAAAGAATTCCGCCTCCTAATTTTAGGGACCCCTACAGACCACCCACATACGAAGGGCCACCTGGGTACAGGGACATGTCAATGCCTCCTGTGTCTAGTGAGATACCAGTACATGTCGGAGAACAACCGCCACGTTATCGCGATAATTTTAGACCCGGGCCTACTTATCGTGATCAAAGTTCAGTTCCATTCCGGGATGGACAACCGTATAGAGATTCTGGGTCCCAAGGAGCTTACCGTGATCCCAATTTCCGACCTCCTCAATTTCGGGATAGCAATTACAGAAATGCTCCTCCATACAGGGAAGGTAGCTTTAGAGATAATGTGTCGCATACTAATTTCCGTGAAGGAGGAGTTCCTTATAGACCACCTAGTGCCGATCCTCGGGAACCAATACCTCTCAATTACCACGATGCCAATTACCGTGAGAACTTTAGAGAAGATAACAATGCTCCCCGGGAATACAACAGATCAGCAGGATACAGACCTAATGTCCGCAGTAGAGTCGGGCCAAGACGTAATCCTAATGCTGAAGGTGACAGACACAGGGAAAGGGAGGGCCGCGATAGAGATCGTTACAATGAAAACCGTGACAACCCTGACAGGCCGGATAGAAATCGGGATGTAGATAGGAGACCTGTGTATGATAAAGCTCGTGATACACGGGAAGACCGGCCTCGTGAATTTGAAAGGGGTCGAGAATATGAAAAAGAACGGGAACATGGCACACCAGACAAGAAAACTCGTTTATCGCCTAAACGAAGTAGAGAAACGCGTGATAAAAAACGTAGTGAATCAAGAGGACGTTCGAGAGATCGTGAACGTGACAATAGAAGAGATAAAAAGGATGATAGAGTTCATGAAAAATCCTCTAATGACAGAAGTAGAGACCACaaggaaaaagaaaagaaacttaaggaaagaaaaaagaaaaagaggGAAAAGGAAAAAGACACAGAAAAGAAGAAAAAACGagataaaaaggaaaaaaaagacAAGGAAACTGTCAAAAAAGAAGATTTAGGAGTAACCAAAGACGACACCAAGGAGATGGAAAAACAGGAGAAGCCACCTGAAGTCGATAAAACAGTAAAAACTGAAAAAAGTGATATTGATATTGAAAAAGTTAAGTGTGAGACGTCGTCTAAGGCGGAGGGTAATATAAAGTCTAAAGATGATTTATATGGCGATGAGGCTGCCGACGCTgttgataatgaaataatacaaaattatgtcaAAACTGAAAATAATGTTGTTAATAATGAAGTAAAAAACCTCGAAGCTGCTAATAAGGATGAACCGTTTGATGGAATAGAACTTCAAGCTAACGCAGATGAACTAGATTTGAAAGTTGAGATGGAAACCAATAGTCAGCCAAATAGTAATATGTTAGCACCTATGCCTGAATTATCTAAATGGGAAGTAGACGAAGAAAATGTAGAAAAAGCAAAGGAACCCGGAGAAATAACTTCACCTGAAGAGGAAGAAGATGGAACTAAGGTTACATCGGATGTTATAAAGCGTGCCGAAAATGCTATATTTGCTAAGGCCATACATTCTCTAAGACCTATAGAAATCAAGAAGATTAGTAGTGATCGTCTAAAATTATATGGTGATGATCAACCTAAAGTACCTATgaacaatattcaaataacaGTCCCAGTAGCCGATGCGGAACAGAGATCAATagaaattaatgataaaaagaaAAGACATTCAAAAACTCCTCCCCCGAGACTGTCTGTCAAAGAACGCCTCGGTGGAAAAATTGACGATGTTCGTAGAGGGCGCGAACCGCGAGTTGTGCATAGTACGGTAGAACGCGTAAAATCACGGTCTAAAACTCCAAAGAAAGAGCAGCCGTACCGAAGAGTAACAGTGGAGaaggaaagaaataaaaaagacacaGCTGGGAGATCAGATTCATCAAAAAGTGAAAGACGTGTTTTTTCTGAAGGCATAAAAAGCGACAAACAGCGCGGTGGAAGCCCACgtggttttaaaaaatgttttgacaaAAATCCTAGAGATGACAAAAGGAATAATTCACGTGATCGTGATCAGGAAAAGAATACGACGGACAACAAAGCTATGCCTACTGATCGTGAAAGAAAGAAATCAATTTTAGATGAAGCGCATTTTGAACCAGATTATGATGAAAATGTAGAATCTGATGGTGAGACCAAAGAAGATATTGGGAAAAAGCGCGAACGTTCTGGATCGCTTAGTGGTCGCGATCACGTTGATGTCAAGAAACTTAAAATTGATAATGATTCTATTAAATTAGATCTTACGAACGTTAAAAAGAAACCTGAAACTGAAAGTGAAACATCAACCGACTCGGACTTTTCGTCTTCATCATCGTCATCGGACGCTCGTAAGCGCAAGAAGAAAAAGAAACGCgcaaagaaaaagaagaaacgTGCTGCAAGTGATAGCGACAGTGAGTCTGAATCTAGTACAGACGAGCAcaagaaaaagaagaagaagcgCAAGCACAAGAAGAAAGCTAGTAAGAAAAAGAAGAAGTCAAAACACAAGTAA